From Pseudonocardia autotrophica, one genomic window encodes:
- a CDS encoding ABC transporter transmembrane domain-containing protein produces MIGSVQQSALGQVSGNDVIRGSLRAYRGRISAAGALFCTHQIGEALVPLLVGVIIDRAVATGDPVALAGWLAVLALDFLMLSFSYRFGARQAWHADAWADARLRRLVAGRLLHPRGGGETGRLPGELTGIAVSDSKRVAELNTALPFGLAAIAAVAVAAVALLTIDLSLGLLILLGTPPLLWLVQLVVRPLERRSGPEQERAARAAGTAADLVSGLRVLTGIGARPAAVRRYRASSQDALAATLRATRAEAGFLGAVQLTNGLFLAVIALVGGLAALNGSITVGQLVSAVGLAQFLVGPLQMFGFVSARLAQARASAARIAAVLSAPAVVGEPAAQLPEPAPDAGPGVLSLRGIRFADSAGHHGAGHSGTGHDGSTDGELDTGSGTVRDTGSGAVGDNAGGIDLDVHPGAPAALVAADPEDAAKLLGALAREAEPAAGRITLDGVPLDAWPAEIARGAVLVAAHDAHLFAGSLHENVIAGAPDGIDPQPAMTAAAADQVAATLPAGADTDVSARGRSLSGGQRQRIALARALAADAPVLVLHDPTTAVDAVTETRVAEGLAAHRAGRSTLLVTTSPALLACAGTVTFLVDGRVRARGTHAELMADADYRAVVTA; encoded by the coding sequence GTGATCGGGTCCGTGCAACAGTCCGCGCTCGGACAGGTCTCCGGGAACGACGTCATCCGCGGTTCGCTCCGGGCGTACCGCGGCAGGATAAGCGCAGCCGGAGCACTGTTCTGCACCCACCAGATCGGTGAAGCACTGGTCCCGCTGCTGGTCGGGGTGATCATCGACCGGGCGGTCGCGACCGGCGATCCGGTGGCGCTGGCCGGCTGGCTCGCGGTGCTGGCGCTGGACTTCCTGATGCTCTCGTTCTCCTACCGGTTCGGCGCACGGCAGGCCTGGCACGCCGACGCCTGGGCGGACGCCCGGCTGCGCAGGCTGGTCGCCGGCCGGCTGCTGCATCCCCGCGGCGGCGGCGAGACCGGCCGGTTGCCCGGAGAGCTGACCGGGATCGCCGTCTCGGACAGCAAGCGGGTCGCCGAGCTGAACACCGCGCTCCCGTTCGGGCTCGCCGCGATCGCCGCGGTGGCCGTCGCCGCGGTCGCGCTGCTGACCATCGATCTCTCGCTCGGGCTGCTGATCCTGCTCGGCACCCCACCGCTGCTCTGGCTGGTGCAGCTGGTCGTCCGGCCGCTGGAGCGGCGTTCCGGGCCGGAGCAGGAGCGGGCCGCCCGGGCCGCCGGGACCGCCGCCGATCTCGTGTCGGGTCTGCGCGTGCTCACCGGCATCGGGGCCCGCCCGGCCGCCGTGCGGCGCTACCGGGCTTCCAGCCAGGATGCGCTCGCCGCGACCCTGCGGGCGACCCGCGCCGAGGCCGGGTTCCTGGGTGCGGTCCAGCTGACGAACGGCCTGTTCCTCGCGGTGATCGCCCTTGTCGGCGGGCTCGCGGCGCTGAACGGCTCGATCACCGTCGGCCAGCTCGTCTCCGCCGTGGGGCTGGCTCAGTTCCTGGTGGGGCCGCTGCAGATGTTCGGCTTCGTCAGTGCGCGATTGGCCCAGGCACGCGCGTCCGCCGCCCGGATCGCGGCCGTGCTGTCCGCGCCCGCCGTCGTCGGCGAACCCGCCGCGCAGCTGCCGGAACCGGCGCCGGATGCCGGCCCCGGCGTGCTCTCGCTGCGCGGGATCCGGTTCGCGGACAGCGCCGGTCACCACGGCGCCGGCCACAGCGGCACCGGCCACGACGGCAGCACCGACGGCGAGCTCGATACCGGCAGCGGCACTGTGCGCGACACCGGCAGCGGCGCTGTGGGCGACAACGCCGGTGGGATCGACCTGGACGTGCATCCGGGGGCGCCGGCGGCACTGGTCGCGGCCGACCCGGAGGACGCGGCGAAGCTGCTCGGCGCACTCGCCCGCGAGGCCGAACCAGCGGCGGGCCGGATCACCCTGGACGGTGTCCCGCTCGACGCCTGGCCGGCCGAGATCGCCCGTGGTGCGGTGCTGGTCGCCGCGCACGACGCTCATCTGTTCGCCGGGTCGCTGCACGAGAACGTGATCGCCGGCGCGCCGGACGGTATCGATCCGCAGCCGGCGATGACCGCGGCCGCCGCCGACCAGGTCGCCGCCACCCTGCCCGCCGGCGCCGACACCGACGTCAGCGCCCGCGGCCGCTCACTCTCCGGCGGGCAACGACAACGGATCGCACTCGCCCGGGCACTCGCCGCGGACGCGCCGGTGCTGGTCCTGCACGACCCGACGACGGCGGTCGACGCGGTCACCGAGACCCGGGTCGCCGAGGGGCTCGCCGCGCACCGCGCCGGACGCAGCACGCTGCTGGTCACCACCAGCCCGGCGCTGCTGGCCTGCGCCGGCACCGTCACGTTCCTGGTCGACGGCCGGGTTCGGGCACGCGGCACGCACGCCGAGCTGATGGCCGACGCCGACTACCGAGCGGTGGTGACGGCATGA
- a CDS encoding iron-siderophore ABC transporter substrate-binding protein: MPRSLLRTTAACAVLLLTVAGCSSGAQEQPAEGDATASGQFPVTLEHAFGSTTVPEQPQRVVTVGFNDADFALAVGVQPVGVRENLGAYDYEQRPWAQEALSRGPAPQLLTGTEIPIEQVAALQPDLILGVYSFMNKATYDALSQIAPTVAQATEDGTNPASWDEQTRITGQATGRTAEAEQVIADTQATFDEARRTHPEFDGKTLKLGFYIQGTPYDMGTDDLRAQLFGGLGFEVRPDSQPLSLEEQGRLDADVLTVLGRPRAEAEADPVFRAVPAVEQGRVVYLGAFETEFAAALGYSSPLSLPYAVDDVAPKLAEAIAGNAPGN; encoded by the coding sequence ATGCCCCGTTCACTGCTCCGCACGACCGCCGCCTGTGCGGTCCTGCTGCTCACCGTCGCGGGCTGTTCCTCAGGTGCGCAGGAGCAGCCCGCCGAGGGTGACGCCACCGCGTCCGGGCAGTTCCCCGTGACGCTGGAGCACGCCTTCGGCTCCACGACCGTCCCCGAGCAGCCCCAGCGGGTGGTCACCGTCGGCTTCAACGACGCCGACTTCGCACTCGCCGTCGGCGTACAGCCGGTCGGGGTCCGCGAGAACCTCGGCGCCTACGACTACGAGCAGCGCCCGTGGGCCCAGGAGGCGCTGTCCCGCGGGCCGGCCCCGCAGCTGCTCACCGGCACCGAGATCCCGATCGAGCAGGTCGCCGCGCTGCAGCCCGATCTGATCCTCGGCGTCTACTCGTTCATGAACAAGGCCACCTACGACGCCCTCTCACAGATCGCACCGACCGTCGCCCAGGCCACCGAGGACGGCACGAACCCCGCCTCCTGGGACGAGCAGACCCGGATCACCGGGCAGGCCACCGGCCGTACCGCCGAGGCCGAGCAGGTGATCGCCGACACCCAGGCGACGTTCGACGAGGCGCGCCGGACCCATCCCGAGTTCGACGGGAAGACTCTCAAGCTGGGCTTCTACATCCAGGGAACGCCCTACGACATGGGTACCGACGATCTGCGCGCCCAGCTGTTCGGGGGCCTGGGGTTCGAGGTCCGGCCCGACTCGCAGCCGCTGTCCCTCGAGGAGCAGGGCAGGCTCGACGCCGACGTGCTCACCGTGCTGGGCCGCCCGCGCGCCGAGGCCGAGGCCGATCCGGTGTTCCGCGCGGTCCCGGCCGTCGAGCAGGGCCGGGTGGTGTACCTCGGGGCGTTCGAGACCGAGTTCGCCGCGGCGCTGGGCTACTCCAGCCCGCTGTCGCTGCCCTACGCCGTCGACGACGTCGCGCCGAAGCTGGCCGAGGCGATCGCGGGCAACGCGCCCGGCAACTGA
- a CDS encoding serine hydrolase domain-containing protein: MTTPSRPVRLLRAAAVLLILCAAPGVLPGVAAAAPADADPRVSVQAYAQRFAVPATVAVVLDRDGAVTTVPHGTTSDGTPVTADTSFRIASMSKAFTAVAVLQLAEAGRIDLDQPVAAALPGFTVADPRAGDITVRHLLAHTSGLSNQDVDEFALPPAASAAALVERLAQVPLAADPGTEHQYLNANYVVAARLVEVVTGAPFGEHLREAVLAPLGMTSTVATDRCDAEVPGLARGHIGALGVQVAVPEIPSFCAGDGGVVTTAADLTRWTRFQLGDGTTRDGTRLLSAAALRESQTPAPGTDGRYGLGWSVRTADDGRTRVLHGGALATYASGIEMSSAGSAAFVLTDVSGGNPGALAADLVARADGAPGVPVDDPYRTLNLALLGLTVLAAVLLGTAVLRARRRAERLAGRLLLPALSLLAGPPSATAWTLVAMLLPLSGVLALVLVLGGTAALVARSRAARATHASAV, encoded by the coding sequence ATGACGACCCCGAGCCGCCCCGTCCGCCTGCTCCGAGCAGCGGCGGTCCTGCTGATCCTGTGCGCGGCCCCCGGTGTCCTGCCGGGTGTGGCCGCGGCGGCACCGGCGGACGCGGACCCCCGGGTCTCGGTGCAGGCCTACGCCCAGCGGTTCGCGGTGCCCGCGACGGTCGCCGTCGTGCTCGACCGCGACGGTGCCGTCACCACGGTGCCGCACGGGACGACCTCGGACGGCACACCGGTCACCGCGGACACCTCGTTCCGGATCGCGTCGATGAGCAAGGCCTTCACCGCGGTGGCGGTACTGCAGCTCGCCGAGGCCGGTCGGATCGACCTGGACCAGCCGGTCGCCGCGGCGCTGCCCGGGTTCACCGTCGCGGACCCGCGGGCGGGGGACATCACCGTCCGCCACCTGCTCGCGCACACCTCGGGACTGTCCAACCAGGACGTCGACGAGTTCGCGTTGCCGCCGGCCGCCTCGGCGGCCGCGCTGGTCGAGCGGTTGGCGCAGGTTCCGCTGGCCGCCGATCCCGGCACCGAGCACCAGTACCTGAACGCGAACTACGTGGTGGCGGCCCGCCTGGTCGAGGTCGTCACCGGAGCGCCGTTCGGCGAGCACCTGCGCGAGGCGGTGCTGGCACCGCTCGGGATGACCTCGACCGTGGCGACCGACCGGTGCGACGCCGAGGTCCCCGGCCTGGCCCGCGGGCACATCGGCGCGCTCGGGGTGCAGGTGGCGGTCCCCGAGATCCCGTCGTTCTGCGCCGGGGACGGCGGCGTCGTCACCACGGCGGCGGACCTGACCCGCTGGACGCGGTTCCAGCTCGGCGACGGTACGACCAGGGACGGCACCCGGCTGTTGTCCGCCGCGGCGCTGCGGGAGTCGCAGACCCCCGCACCGGGAACGGACGGCCGCTACGGACTGGGCTGGTCGGTGCGAACCGCCGACGACGGCCGCACCCGGGTACTGCACGGCGGCGCGCTCGCGACGTACGCGAGCGGGATCGAGATGTCCTCGGCCGGGTCCGCTGCGTTCGTGCTCACCGATGTGTCCGGCGGGAACCCGGGCGCACTGGCGGCGGATCTCGTGGCGCGCGCCGACGGTGCGCCCGGGGTGCCGGTGGACGACCCGTACCGGACGCTGAACCTGGCGCTGCTCGGGCTGACGGTCCTGGCGGCGGTGCTGCTGGGCACGGCGGTCCTGCGCGCCCGACGGCGGGCCGAGCGGCTCGCCGGGCGCCTGCTGCTGCCCGCGCTGTCGCTGCTCGCCGGGCCGCCGAGCGCGACGGCCTGGACGCTGGTGGCCATGCTGCTGCCGCTGAGCGGTGTGCTGGCGCTGGTGCTGGTGCTCGGGGGGACCGCTGCGCTGGTGGCACGCTCCCGGGCGGCCCGAGCCACCCACGCTTCGGCGGTGTAG
- a CDS encoding MFS transporter, protein MTTPSADAVADGPRRLRLLQLAALTSTCDRFAIAPLLVPIAMSFGVPLAATAGAAGGYFLAYGLMQVVWGVLSDRIGRVRVMRIALIGAVLGGLASVLAPTLPVLIGARTLTGACTAALIPATLVYVGDSWPAAVRQRPLSDLLAATAVGTALATAGAGLLADLAGWRAVFATTAAAAGILLVALRALPEPVPAEPAAGATAPDGPRRWWSILRPVGTVLGTGWARVVLALAFVEGAVVLGVLTYLAPALQAGGSTAALAGIAAGGYGVGALVFSRVVRRLVGRVPAPGLAGIGGVFLAAAWIGPIVVVHPVTIALAGLLLGGSWAFLHSTLQTWATDVVPQARATAVALFATALFLGSSAGTALGAPLADTGRFPALFLAALVVSVPLGIGAALARARYARRRPPGTQT, encoded by the coding sequence GTGACCACCCCATCCGCCGACGCCGTCGCCGACGGGCCCCGGAGATTGCGGCTGCTGCAGCTCGCGGCCCTGACCAGCACCTGCGACCGGTTCGCGATCGCTCCGCTACTGGTGCCGATCGCGATGTCGTTCGGCGTCCCGCTGGCCGCGACCGCCGGCGCCGCGGGCGGGTACTTCCTCGCCTACGGCCTGATGCAGGTGGTGTGGGGAGTGCTGTCCGACCGGATCGGGCGGGTCCGGGTGATGCGGATCGCACTGATCGGCGCGGTGCTCGGCGGGCTCGCCTCGGTGCTCGCGCCGACGCTGCCCGTGCTGATCGGGGCCCGGACCCTCACCGGTGCGTGCACCGCAGCGCTGATCCCGGCCACCCTGGTCTACGTCGGCGACTCCTGGCCGGCCGCCGTCCGGCAGCGCCCGCTGTCCGACCTGCTCGCCGCGACCGCGGTCGGGACGGCGCTGGCCACCGCAGGCGCCGGCCTGCTCGCCGACCTGGCCGGCTGGCGTGCGGTGTTCGCGACGACCGCGGCGGCCGCCGGCATCCTGCTGGTCGCGCTCCGTGCGCTGCCCGAGCCGGTCCCGGCCGAACCGGCCGCCGGCGCCACGGCACCCGACGGGCCCCGGCGCTGGTGGTCGATCCTGCGGCCGGTGGGCACGGTGCTCGGCACCGGATGGGCACGGGTGGTGCTGGCGCTCGCGTTCGTCGAGGGAGCCGTCGTGCTGGGCGTGCTCACCTACCTGGCGCCCGCACTGCAGGCGGGCGGCAGCACGGCCGCGCTCGCCGGGATCGCGGCCGGTGGCTACGGAGTGGGTGCGCTGGTCTTCTCCCGGGTGGTGCGCCGGCTGGTCGGCCGGGTCCCCGCCCCGGGGCTGGCCGGGATCGGCGGTGTGTTCCTGGCGGCGGCCTGGATCGGTCCGATCGTCGTCGTGCACCCGGTGACGATCGCCCTCGCCGGGCTGCTGCTCGGTGGCAGCTGGGCGTTCCTGCACTCCACCCTGCAGACGTGGGCGACCGATGTCGTCCCGCAGGCGCGGGCGACCGCCGTCGCGCTGTTCGCCACCGCCCTGTTCCTGGGCAGCTCGGCAGGCACCGCGCTGGGCGCCCCGCTCGCCGACACCGGCCGGTTCCCCGCGCTGTTCCTCGCCGCGCTGGTGGTGTCGGTGCCGCTGGGGATCGGGGCGGCGCTGGCCCGCGCCCGTTACGCGCGGCGCCGGCCGCCCGGGACTCAGACGTAG
- a CDS encoding ABC transporter ATP-binding protein produces the protein MSQVLLPIASGPRIRAVLAELGRPHRGTAIVALGVLVAGAAASLLAAPLLGNIVDRVAGTDGAGGTATILPPVLGLAAIAVVQGLLAALGVALAARLCETLLAGLRERFVDRALHLPQARVESAGAGDLTSRVTDDVQVVGEAVREAVPELARAALLVGLTLVALSVLDWRFLLAALLAVPVQVWTARSFLGRSTPVYTAQRIAGGAQQQMLLDTAAGLPTVRAFRLHERHAGGIAERAAEVARLVVTVVRMHTKLFARLNLAEYIGLAAVLVTGFWLVSTGTATIGTASAAALYFVNLFTPINIVLFQLDAAQTAVAGLRRIVGVADLERPADPPAPAVPDGAGLRVRGLTHHYVDGHPVLSGVDLDVAPGERVALVGASGAGKSTLAGIVAGVHTPAAGTVEIGGARLADIAADRRRDAVVLVTQESHVFAGTLADDLRLVRPDAEVAELLDALDRVGAGSWARALPDGMDTVVGDGGHRLPVVAAQQLALARVVLADPRLLVLDEATAEAGSAGARVLEESAEAALAGRTGLVVAHRLSQAAAADRVVVLDDGRVVEQGPHDELVAAGGRYARLWEAWSGARDRDDSTGG, from the coding sequence ATGAGCCAGGTGCTGCTGCCGATCGCGTCCGGCCCCCGGATCCGCGCGGTCCTCGCCGAACTGGGCCGGCCGCACCGCGGCACCGCGATCGTCGCGCTGGGTGTGCTCGTCGCCGGGGCCGCGGCGAGCCTGCTCGCCGCACCGCTGCTCGGCAACATCGTCGACCGGGTCGCCGGCACGGACGGCGCCGGCGGTACGGCCACGATCCTGCCGCCCGTCCTCGGGCTGGCCGCGATCGCCGTGGTCCAGGGCCTCCTGGCCGCCCTCGGGGTCGCGCTGGCCGCCCGGCTCTGCGAGACGCTGCTCGCCGGACTGCGGGAACGGTTCGTCGACCGTGCCCTGCACCTGCCGCAGGCCCGGGTGGAGTCGGCCGGCGCGGGCGACCTGACCTCCCGGGTGACCGACGACGTGCAGGTGGTCGGCGAGGCCGTCCGCGAGGCGGTCCCGGAGCTGGCCCGCGCCGCACTGCTCGTCGGGCTCACGCTGGTCGCGCTCAGCGTCCTGGACTGGCGGTTCCTGCTGGCGGCGCTGCTCGCGGTGCCCGTGCAGGTGTGGACCGCGCGATCGTTCCTGGGCCGCTCGACGCCGGTCTACACCGCACAGCGGATCGCCGGCGGCGCCCAGCAGCAGATGCTGCTCGACACCGCGGCCGGGCTCCCCACGGTGCGGGCTTTCCGGCTGCACGAGCGGCACGCCGGAGGCATCGCCGAGCGGGCCGCCGAGGTGGCCCGGCTGGTGGTCACCGTCGTCCGGATGCACACGAAGCTGTTCGCCCGCCTCAACCTGGCCGAGTACATCGGGCTCGCCGCGGTGCTCGTCACCGGGTTCTGGCTGGTCTCGACGGGCACCGCGACGATCGGGACGGCCAGCGCCGCGGCGCTGTACTTCGTCAACCTGTTCACCCCGATCAACATCGTGCTGTTCCAGCTGGACGCGGCGCAGACCGCGGTGGCCGGGCTGCGCCGGATCGTCGGCGTCGCCGACCTGGAGCGGCCCGCCGATCCCCCGGCGCCGGCCGTCCCGGACGGCGCCGGGCTGCGGGTCCGCGGCCTGACCCATCACTACGTCGACGGCCATCCGGTGCTCTCCGGCGTCGATCTCGACGTCGCGCCCGGCGAGCGGGTGGCGCTGGTCGGTGCCAGCGGCGCAGGCAAGTCGACACTGGCCGGGATCGTCGCCGGGGTGCACACCCCCGCCGCGGGCACGGTCGAGATCGGCGGGGCCCGGCTCGCCGACATCGCGGCGGACCGGCGGCGGGACGCCGTGGTGCTGGTCACCCAGGAGTCGCACGTCTTCGCCGGAACCCTCGCCGACGACCTGCGGCTCGTCCGGCCGGACGCCGAGGTGGCCGAGCTGCTCGACGCGCTCGACCGGGTCGGTGCCGGCAGCTGGGCGCGTGCGCTGCCCGACGGTATGGACACCGTCGTCGGCGACGGTGGGCACCGGCTCCCGGTGGTCGCCGCGCAGCAGCTGGCGCTGGCCCGTGTCGTGCTCGCCGATCCGCGCCTGCTGGTTCTCGACGAGGCAACCGCCGAGGCGGGCAGCGCGGGTGCACGGGTGCTCGAGGAGTCCGCCGAGGCGGCGCTGGCCGGCCGGACCGGGCTGGTCGTCGCGCACCGGCTGAGCCAGGCCGCGGCGGCGGACCGGGTCGTCGTGCTCGACGACGGCCGGGTCGTCGAGCAGGGCCCGCACGACGAGCTGGTCGCCGCAGGTGGCCGGTACGCCCGGCTGTGGGAGGCCTGGTCCGGCGCCCGCGACCGGGACGACAGCACCGGCGGATGA
- a CDS encoding GTP-binding protein, which yields MADPRVPVTILSGFLGAGKTTLLDHLLANRDGRRIAVVVNDMSEVNIDAALVAGQGTLHRTEERLVELTNGCICCTLREDLLSTVGELAAESRYDHIVVESTGISEPMPVAATFEWEFDDGTALSDVARLDTMITVVDAATFESHLTSEDSLLDRGLQAAEGDERTLSDLLADQVEFADLLVLNKTDLAPPHRIGRIETLLRRMNPGARIVRAVRGDVSVAALLDTHRYDPGAAARTPGWAQELAGSHTPETEEYGIASVTWRAGRPFHPARLLDALGDWPGLLRSKGFCWIATRPDVAGLWSQAGPNMALDPSAPWSSFDGPRGQELVFIGLGLTRADVTGRLDPALLTDDELLAGPPAWREMPDPLPEWDLTALHAHPE from the coding sequence ATGGCCGATCCACGCGTCCCCGTCACGATCCTGTCCGGCTTCCTCGGCGCCGGGAAGACGACTCTGCTCGATCACCTGCTGGCCAACCGGGACGGCAGGCGGATCGCCGTCGTCGTCAACGACATGAGCGAGGTCAACATCGACGCCGCGCTCGTCGCCGGTCAGGGCACCCTGCACCGCACCGAGGAACGCCTCGTCGAGCTCACCAACGGCTGCATCTGCTGCACCCTGCGCGAGGACCTGCTGAGCACGGTCGGCGAACTGGCCGCCGAGAGCCGCTACGACCACATCGTCGTCGAGTCGACCGGGATCTCCGAGCCGATGCCGGTCGCGGCGACCTTCGAGTGGGAGTTCGACGACGGCACCGCGCTGTCCGACGTCGCCCGCCTGGACACGATGATCACAGTGGTCGACGCCGCGACCTTCGAGAGTCACCTCACCAGCGAGGACTCGCTGCTCGACCGCGGTCTGCAGGCTGCTGAGGGCGACGAGCGGACGCTCTCGGACCTGCTCGCCGACCAGGTCGAGTTCGCCGACCTGCTGGTGCTCAACAAGACCGATCTGGCGCCACCGCACCGGATCGGCCGGATCGAGACCCTGCTGCGCCGGATGAACCCGGGCGCCCGGATCGTGCGCGCGGTGCGCGGTGACGTGTCCGTCGCCGCGCTGCTCGACACGCACCGCTACGACCCGGGCGCCGCCGCTCGCACCCCGGGCTGGGCCCAGGAGCTCGCCGGGTCGCACACCCCGGAGACCGAGGAGTACGGCATCGCGTCGGTGACCTGGCGGGCCGGCCGCCCGTTCCACCCGGCCCGGCTGCTGGACGCGCTCGGTGACTGGCCCGGCCTGCTGCGCAGCAAGGGCTTCTGCTGGATCGCGACCCGGCCGGACGTCGCCGGTCTGTGGTCGCAGGCCGGACCCAACATGGCACTCGATCCGTCCGCCCCGTGGTCGTCGTTCGACGGGCCCCGCGGGCAGGAGCTCGTGTTCATCGGCCTGGGCCTGACCCGCGCCGATGTCACCGGTCGGCTCGATCCGGCGCTGCTCACCGACGACGAGCTGCTGGCCGGGCCACCGGCCTGGCGGGAGATGCCCGATCCGTTGCCCGAATGGGACCTCACGGCGCTGCACGCACACCCGGAGTAG
- a CDS encoding pyridoxal phosphate-dependent decarboxylase family protein, with protein MTPDEFRALGHLFVDAVADSRARIERHPVRDVVSPGTVRARFPREAAEGPTPLAGFPSLVESITGDADTRWQHPGFHAYFPANASLTSLLGELLSGAAGVQGMLWSTSPACTEVEQAITDQLARALGLPESFTHDGGGGGSIQDSASSAALVALTAALHRAAPDPESGWRARGATGRERVYVSPETHSSLAKAVRVAGLGAIGLRTVPCTPGTASMDPAALADAVRADTGEGLVPVLVCATVGTTSTGATDPVAEIVTVATRHGAWVHVDAAWAGVAALCPEHRWVLDGVAGVDSFCTDAHKWLLTAFDASLLWVRDAGALPAALSITPAYLRDPASDSGAVVDFRDWQIPLGRRFRALKLWAVLHGQGLTGLREHLRGHIALAEELARRIRGHDGLELAGEPVLSLVCLRVTGDRDGSATAALLGRVNADGRVFLSGTEIDGRQVIRVAFGAVGTTREHLDVLWEILAGGR; from the coding sequence CTGACCCCGGACGAGTTCCGCGCCCTCGGCCATCTGTTCGTCGACGCGGTGGCCGACTCCCGGGCCCGGATCGAGCGGCATCCGGTGCGCGACGTCGTGTCGCCCGGCACCGTCCGGGCCCGGTTCCCGCGCGAGGCGGCCGAGGGCCCCACCCCGCTGGCCGGGTTCCCCTCGCTGGTCGAGTCGATCACCGGGGACGCCGACACCCGCTGGCAGCACCCCGGCTTCCACGCCTACTTCCCGGCCAACGCCTCGCTGACCTCGCTGCTCGGTGAGCTGCTCAGCGGCGCGGCGGGCGTGCAGGGAATGCTCTGGTCGACCTCGCCCGCCTGCACCGAGGTGGAGCAGGCGATCACCGACCAGCTCGCCAGGGCACTCGGGCTGCCCGAGAGCTTCACCCACGACGGCGGGGGCGGCGGCTCGATCCAGGACTCCGCGTCGTCGGCGGCGCTGGTCGCGCTCACCGCCGCCCTGCACCGCGCCGCACCCGATCCGGAGTCGGGCTGGCGGGCCCGCGGGGCGACCGGCCGGGAACGTGTCTACGTCTCCCCCGAGACGCACTCCTCGCTGGCGAAGGCGGTCCGGGTGGCCGGCCTCGGCGCGATCGGGCTGCGCACCGTGCCGTGCACACCCGGCACAGCGTCGATGGATCCGGCCGCGCTGGCCGATGCGGTCCGGGCCGACACCGGCGAGGGCCTGGTGCCGGTGCTGGTGTGCGCGACCGTCGGCACCACCTCGACCGGCGCCACCGATCCGGTCGCCGAGATCGTGACGGTCGCCACCCGGCACGGCGCATGGGTGCACGTGGACGCCGCCTGGGCCGGCGTCGCGGCGTTGTGCCCCGAGCACCGCTGGGTGCTCGACGGCGTCGCCGGGGTCGATTCCTTCTGCACCGACGCGCACAAGTGGCTGCTGACCGCGTTCGACGCGTCGCTGCTCTGGGTGCGCGACGCCGGTGCGCTGCCGGCCGCGCTGTCGATCACCCCCGCCTACCTGCGGGACCCCGCGTCGGACTCCGGTGCGGTGGTCGACTTCCGCGACTGGCAGATCCCGCTGGGACGCCGGTTCCGCGCCCTCAAGCTCTGGGCGGTGCTGCACGGCCAGGGACTGACCGGGCTGCGCGAGCACCTGCGCGGGCACATCGCGCTGGCCGAGGAGCTCGCCCGGCGGATCCGCGGGCACGACGGCCTGGAGCTGGCCGGTGAGCCGGTGCTCTCGCTGGTCTGCCTGCGGGTGACCGGCGACCGGGACGGTTCCGCGACCGCGGCGCTGCTCGGCCGGGTGAACGCCGACGGCCGGGTGTTCCTCTCCGGCACCGAGATCGACGGCCGGCAGGTGATCCGGGTGGCCTTCGGGGCCGTCGGCACCACCCGGGAGCACCTCGACGTGCTCTGGGAGATCCTCGCCGGCGGCAGATGA